In Bacillus sp. DX3.1, the following proteins share a genomic window:
- a CDS encoding acetyltransferase, translated as MRIIMIGTGGHSKVIRDIILSNGNCEVIGHLDDVYEQLKVEDGIYFGPISAAVKLMNEHADTKFVIAIGNNRTRKLIMEQLEIPNHRYVTLIHKQAIVSLSAKIGVGTVVMPGAIVNADVEIGNHVIVNTGAIVEHDNKVKDFVHISPNAVLTGSVTLGTGVHVGAGVNVIPNITIGDWAVIGAGATVICDIVANCTAVGIPARVTKKEL; from the coding sequence ATGCGAATAATCATGATTGGGACAGGTGGTCATAGTAAGGTCATCCGCGATATTATCCTATCAAATGGAAATTGTGAAGTCATTGGACACCTAGATGATGTGTATGAACAATTAAAGGTTGAGGACGGCATTTATTTTGGCCCTATTTCTGCAGCTGTAAAGTTAATGAATGAACATGCAGATACGAAGTTCGTTATAGCTATAGGAAATAACAGAACTAGAAAATTAATTATGGAGCAGTTAGAGATTCCTAATCATCGTTATGTGACGCTTATACATAAGCAGGCTATTGTTAGTTTAAGTGCAAAGATTGGAGTTGGCACAGTTGTTATGCCAGGTGCAATCGTTAATGCAGATGTTGAAATTGGGAATCACGTTATTGTCAATACAGGAGCTATTGTTGAACATGATAATAAGGTAAAAGACTTTGTACATATTTCTCCTAATGCTGTTCTTACTGGATCTGTTACCTTAGGGACAGGAGTACATGTAGGGGCAGGAGTTAATGTAATTCCAAATATTACAATTGGGGATTGGGCTGTTATCGGTGCGGGAGCAACGGTAATCTGCGATATTGTAGCGAATTGTACAGCAGTGGGCATTCCAGCTAGAGTAACAAAAAAAGAATTATAG
- a CDS encoding sugar transferase produces the protein MKRLFDLFVSLSLLVLLLLPIIIVAILVRVKLGSPIIFKQQRPGLHGTPFFLYKFRSMTDEKDSEGNMLSDDVRLTKFGELLRKCSLDELPQLFNVIKGDLSLVGPRPLLMEYLGLYTEEQAKRHNVRPGITGWAQVNGRNAISWEEKFDFDVWYVKNRTFWLDMKILLLTAKKVFKSEGINQAGHVTIEKFTGTKNF, from the coding sequence ATGAAAAGGCTTTTTGATTTGTTCGTTTCTTTATCATTATTAGTGTTACTTTTACTTCCTATTATTATAGTAGCTATTTTAGTTAGAGTTAAGTTGGGTTCCCCCATCATATTTAAGCAGCAACGTCCGGGATTACATGGTACGCCTTTTTTTCTTTACAAGTTTAGGTCTATGACTGATGAGAAAGACAGCGAGGGGAATATGCTGTCCGATGATGTAAGGCTTACTAAGTTTGGGGAATTACTTAGAAAATGTAGTTTGGATGAGTTGCCACAGTTGTTCAATGTTATAAAAGGGGATTTAAGTTTGGTAGGCCCGAGACCATTATTAATGGAATATTTGGGGCTATATACAGAAGAACAAGCCAAGCGGCATAATGTAAGACCAGGAATTACAGGCTGGGCTCAAGTGAATGGAAGAAACGCAATTTCATGGGAAGAAAAATTTGATTTTGATGTGTGGTATGTCAAAAATCGGACTTTTTGGCTTGATATGAAAATTTTGTTGTTAACGGCAAAGAAAGTATTTAAGTCGGAAGGAATTAATCAAGCTGGGCATGTGACCATTGAGAAATTTACTGGTACAAAGAACTTTTGA